One region of Carya illinoinensis cultivar Pawnee chromosome 8, C.illinoinensisPawnee_v1, whole genome shotgun sequence genomic DNA includes:
- the LOC122318094 gene encoding uncharacterized protein LOC122318094, producing the protein MEYCWCLLRHQSKWQQHISTVGKKRKSPEKVTNVVDVDQAEEDIEVLAERPPGKKAEKERERKRKSMEGNDSEIKTALAKMIDNRVTTMEKRKNATLKADLERSTAFELKKKKWEAKMMLLDLSGLNAMQQEYFDYIQWKIYEEWRKDIGGTSTSPSTPYGCV; encoded by the coding sequence ATGGAGTACTGTTGGTGTCTTCTTAGACACCAATCAAAATGGCAGCAACACATCTCCACCGTTGGTAAGAAGAGAAAGTCACCTGAAAAAGTGACTAATGTTGTTGATGTTGACCAAGCTGAGGAGGACATAGAGGTTCTTGCTGAGAGACCTCCAGGCAAAAAAGCTGAGAAAGAAAGGGAGAGGAAGCGGAAGTCTATGGAAGGCAACGATAGTGAGATCAAGACTGCTTTGGCCAAAATGATCGATAATCGAGTGACGACCATGGAAAAGCGTAAAAATGCGACTCTGAAGGCAGACCTAGAAAGATCAACAGCATTTgaacttaaaaaaaagaaatgggagGCAAAGATGATGTTGCTAGATCTAAGTGGCCTGAATGCCATGCAACAAGAATATTTTGACTATATTCAATGGAAAATTTATGAGGAATGGAGGAAGGATATCGGGGGTACATCTACATCTCCTTCGACACCTTATGGATGTGTCTAA